In Alteromonas naphthalenivorans, one DNA window encodes the following:
- a CDS encoding diguanylate cyclase has product MDSAGLMREKDIFEKTFEQCGVGLAHVSPHGDLIRVNSKLSGFLGYESATLVKMSFQSITEASHVQEDLYLLHQVLRGEIDTYSIEKKYIHAKGHHVWAKLTVSLVRDESGEPDYFISVVEDIDDKKRIESELYKAEALFSKIVAAFSAHSFVWVANPELTRLHYINEGYRNIYGRDEYELHAKPDAFLSYVHEDDRLLVEKVYEAKPLESWDLQYRIKNSSAEIKYIHDRGMPLFDENGQQILVVGTADDVSHEKEQQQALLEAISKLEYLSKTDSLTGISNRREMFIQLDREIQRMNRGQKPSTLVFIDLNDFKSINDTFGHKAGDRALVGFSDIMKNTLRETDRFARLGGDEFVVLLFGSDDADAEVFFERLAETSFQIEFDSEFGSELAASGASQDSSVSSGSDGITTTGTSLSFSLGWHTWDANIVTAQNWVDAADEAMYKQKRQHKRHADV; this is encoded by the coding sequence ATGGATAGTGCGGGGTTAATGAGAGAAAAGGATATTTTCGAAAAAACATTTGAACAATGTGGCGTAGGATTAGCGCATGTTAGCCCGCATGGTGATCTTATCCGTGTGAACAGTAAGCTAAGTGGTTTTTTAGGATATGAGAGCGCGACACTTGTTAAAATGTCGTTTCAAAGCATTACAGAAGCTTCACACGTTCAAGAGGATTTATACCTTCTTCACCAAGTGCTTCGCGGCGAAATAGACACTTACAGCATAGAAAAAAAATACATTCATGCTAAAGGTCATCACGTTTGGGCAAAATTAACGGTTTCTTTGGTTCGTGATGAAAGCGGAGAGCCTGATTATTTTATCTCGGTCGTCGAAGATATCGATGATAAGAAACGCATTGAATCTGAGCTTTATAAAGCAGAAGCACTGTTCAGTAAAATAGTGGCCGCGTTTTCTGCGCATTCTTTTGTTTGGGTTGCGAACCCAGAACTAACCCGCCTTCATTACATTAACGAAGGTTATCGTAATATTTACGGGCGTGATGAATATGAATTGCATGCTAAGCCCGATGCGTTTTTGTCTTATGTGCATGAAGACGATCGTTTGCTTGTAGAAAAGGTATATGAAGCGAAACCGTTAGAAAGTTGGGACTTACAATATCGCATCAAAAATAGTAGCGCAGAGATAAAGTATATTCACGATAGGGGCATGCCACTATTTGACGAGAACGGGCAACAGATACTGGTGGTAGGCACTGCGGACGATGTTTCTCATGAAAAAGAGCAACAGCAAGCATTGTTAGAGGCTATTTCTAAACTTGAGTATCTTTCCAAGACAGATTCACTCACCGGCATTTCAAATAGACGAGAAATGTTCATTCAACTAGATAGAGAAATACAACGAATGAACCGCGGTCAGAAACCGTCAACGCTTGTATTTATCGATCTTAACGACTTTAAAAGTATCAATGACACCTTTGGCCATAAAGCCGGAGATAGAGCATTGGTGGGTTTTTCAGACATTATGAAAAATACCCTGCGAGAAACCGACCGCTTTGCTCGCTTAGGCGGTGATGAATTCGTTGTGCTTTTATTTGGTTCAGATGACGCCGATGCAGAGGTGTTTTTTGAACGCTTAGCAGAAACCTCATTCCAAATTGAATTTGACAGTGAATTTGGCAGTGAATTAGCGGCTTCCGGCGCTAGTCAAGACAGTAGCGTGAGTAGTGGAAGTGATGGTATCACTACCACCGGAACCTCTCTGTCATTTAGCTTGGGTTGGCACACGTGGGATGCAAATATTGTGACGGCACAAAACTGGGTAGATGCCGCTGATGAAGCCATGTATAAACAAAAACGCCAGCACAAAAGGCATGCTGACGTTTAA
- a CDS encoding tetratricopeptide repeat-containing diguanylate cyclase codes for MNKKLQNKGLFNGRWRNAWAILLFLCLTQMSVTQTSCASESASNPFLGVLDFESTRSVINDIRQNKLDYLRNKEKLESAFKVSKEQSWEELHLEAAALYSELLFRQEKYADLTAHLSHYLNHKELINRKDIYLLFLETKLKALTRLDDPTPAKNLSKKLEAQISQHSVNEKIIIFRALAYYYTADDALRKTLSAALEGLELAIKSDDIPSRGYFYRKIADAYGYLEEDEDKAVSYAKKAVETFEKTNDGLFTAKAYWSLGNILLETGDPQSALVYLNKALAYFKDVNMNKGLAFAQYSIANIQYLQANYDSAQILAKENIELAMSAGINDMQLASMILLSNVYIKQDALEKANKINDDVFLIIDKFSRSIYKAEFFGERYELKRKLNRTDEAFDAIEKKLFYTKKHFEATSESNIKALQVKFEVKEKEDTIRKLEYEKDISNLQAKEEYQQKIIWRLSATIAFILVLVASLLVYRQSRQRKKYHRMASTDHLANCLNRRGILATANSKLAQQNITIAIVDLDYFKRINDEYGHDVGDLVLIAFANAAKETLSKHDDFGRYGGEEWLFILHSSDEKVVRLMFEKLAATYQKYCNNIDALKGDLSMTFSVGVSLGNKSNRTLDTSIKRADDALYQAKENGRNQVVIN; via the coding sequence ATCAATAAGAAATTGCAGAATAAAGGGTTATTTAACGGGCGTTGGCGTAACGCTTGGGCGATCTTACTTTTCTTATGCTTGACTCAAATGTCTGTGACTCAAACTAGTTGTGCATCCGAAAGCGCTTCAAACCCATTTTTAGGCGTTCTCGACTTTGAAAGTACACGCAGCGTTATTAATGACATTAGGCAAAACAAACTTGATTACCTGCGTAACAAAGAAAAATTAGAAAGTGCCTTTAAAGTAAGTAAGGAACAAAGCTGGGAGGAACTTCACTTAGAAGCAGCAGCGCTCTATTCTGAACTCCTCTTTAGACAGGAAAAATATGCTGATTTAACGGCTCATTTATCACACTATTTAAATCACAAAGAATTAATAAATCGAAAAGATATTTATCTACTTTTCTTAGAGACAAAACTAAAGGCTCTTACCAGATTAGATGATCCCACCCCAGCAAAAAATCTTTCTAAAAAGCTAGAAGCGCAAATTTCGCAACACTCAGTAAATGAAAAAATTATTATTTTTCGCGCGTTGGCTTATTACTATACGGCTGATGATGCGTTGAGAAAAACGCTGAGTGCCGCGTTAGAAGGTCTTGAATTAGCAATAAAAAGCGATGACATTCCTTCGCGAGGCTATTTTTACAGAAAGATAGCCGATGCCTATGGGTACTTAGAGGAAGATGAGGACAAAGCGGTAAGTTACGCGAAAAAGGCCGTAGAGACATTCGAGAAAACAAATGATGGGCTTTTTACGGCAAAAGCGTATTGGAGCTTGGGTAATATACTTCTTGAGACTGGCGACCCACAAAGCGCATTAGTCTATTTAAACAAAGCATTAGCCTATTTTAAAGACGTTAATATGAACAAGGGGCTCGCTTTTGCCCAATACTCAATTGCAAATATTCAATATCTTCAGGCCAATTACGATAGCGCGCAGATATTAGCTAAAGAAAATATCGAGCTTGCTATGTCAGCGGGCATTAATGATATGCAACTTGCTTCGATGATTTTGCTAAGCAATGTATATATAAAACAAGATGCATTAGAGAAAGCTAATAAAATTAATGATGACGTTTTTCTCATCATAGATAAATTTAGCCGTAGTATTTATAAAGCGGAATTTTTTGGTGAAAGATACGAATTAAAGCGAAAACTTAATCGTACTGATGAAGCATTTGATGCCATAGAAAAAAAGCTTTTTTATACTAAAAAACACTTCGAGGCCACGAGCGAAAGTAACATTAAAGCCTTACAAGTAAAGTTTGAAGTAAAAGAAAAAGAAGACACAATCCGTAAGTTAGAATACGAAAAAGATATTAGTAACCTTCAAGCTAAAGAGGAATATCAGCAAAAAATTATATGGCGCTTAAGTGCTACCATCGCTTTTATTTTAGTTCTTGTCGCCTCGCTTTTAGTTTACAGACAATCACGCCAACGAAAAAAATATCATCGTATGGCATCCACTGATCACCTAGCAAACTGTCTTAATCGTCGGGGAATATTGGCTACTGCCAACTCTAAACTTGCCCAACAAAACATAACCATCGCCATCGTTGATTTAGATTACTTTAAAAGAATTAACGACGAGTATGGACACGATGTGGGTGATTTAGTGCTGATTGCTTTTGCCAATGCTGCAAAAGAGACACTGTCTAAACATGATGATTTTGGCCGTTACGGCGGCGAGGAATGGTTATTCATTTTACATTCGTCGGACGAAAAAGTGGTTCGACTGATGTTTGAAAAGCTAGCTGCAACTTATCAAAAGTACTGCAACAACATTGATGCCCTTAAAGGAGATTTAAGCATGACATTTAGCGTAGGGGTATCGCTTGGGAATAAATCCAACAGAACATTAGATACGTCAATAAAGCGTGCAGATGATGCGCTATATCAGGCAAAAGAAAATGGTAGAAATCAGGTGGTAATAAATTGA
- a CDS encoding tyrosine-type recombinase/integrase, protein MANSSDTSITKTEASKFLKTSTPGKQLSCQKIKGFYLLKTQKNATWQFRYTDFAGKRRKINLGKFIDGSKDRIDAVDEVIELKSKLNRGDDPSEEIKNKKKQFILSNQDKGSITGKDYLNGAYSLHQSRKKNSGKHTIQMIERAFSELLDKPLEEITKNQIHEWQAKYALGSKNKTTGELTPRSYQTISRVYGAFKTMIRHAYTNGAISKFPLAEVSLLDMSDAEKIKLHDKEHLSRRMLNTKEIASLNRGLALYKEELIQGRENSRRHGKPHLMSLARLSFPNWFFPFFRLAAYTGMRPGDLYNLHWHQINLDFKRLVKIPNKTRHHKNPAKIDLPLNDYIVNVMRLWKVQLGDPQENSLVFPSPKTGNELSKDAHKKHWRNVLKHAEFAEQLDFYSLRHHYISKLVASGTPLFSVARLAGHKSVKMIEEHYGHLSPHHAAEALAKISDDFGMGV, encoded by the coding sequence ATGGCGAATAGTTCTGACACCTCAATTACTAAAACAGAAGCAAGCAAGTTTTTAAAAACTTCTACCCCTGGCAAACAGCTTTCATGCCAAAAGATAAAGGGTTTTTATTTACTTAAGACACAGAAAAATGCTACCTGGCAATTTAGGTATACTGACTTTGCTGGTAAAAGAAGAAAGATAAATCTTGGAAAGTTTATAGATGGGTCCAAAGATAGAATTGACGCTGTCGACGAAGTAATTGAACTGAAGTCGAAGTTAAATCGTGGGGATGATCCGTCTGAAGAAATTAAAAATAAAAAGAAGCAATTCATTTTAAGCAATCAAGACAAAGGCTCTATAACGGGTAAAGACTATTTAAATGGTGCTTACTCACTTCACCAAAGCCGAAAAAAAAACAGCGGCAAACATACTATCCAGATGATAGAGAGAGCTTTCTCGGAGCTACTCGACAAACCGTTGGAGGAAATTACTAAAAATCAAATTCACGAATGGCAAGCCAAGTACGCTTTAGGGAGTAAGAATAAAACGACCGGTGAACTGACCCCCCGCTCTTACCAAACTATAAGCAGGGTGTATGGAGCTTTCAAAACAATGATTCGGCACGCTTACACTAACGGCGCCATTAGTAAGTTTCCGCTCGCAGAAGTTTCGTTATTAGATATGTCAGACGCAGAGAAAATAAAGTTACACGACAAAGAGCATTTAAGCCGAAGAATGCTTAACACTAAAGAAATAGCATCTTTGAATCGAGGCCTAGCGCTTTACAAAGAAGAATTAATACAAGGTCGAGAAAATAGCCGAAGACATGGCAAACCCCACCTAATGTCGCTTGCACGTTTAAGTTTCCCAAACTGGTTTTTTCCGTTTTTTAGACTTGCAGCATATACAGGTATGCGCCCTGGCGATTTATATAATTTACATTGGCACCAGATAAACTTGGATTTCAAAAGGCTGGTAAAGATACCAAACAAAACAAGACACCATAAGAACCCCGCGAAAATTGATCTCCCTTTAAATGATTATATAGTCAATGTAATGCGACTATGGAAAGTACAGTTAGGAGATCCCCAAGAAAACAGCTTAGTTTTCCCCTCCCCTAAAACGGGAAATGAACTTTCGAAAGACGCCCATAAGAAGCATTGGAGAAACGTTCTAAAGCACGCTGAATTTGCGGAACAGTTGGACTTTTACTCACTGCGACACCATTACATAAGCAAACTGGTTGCTTCGGGCACTCCCCTTTTCTCTGTCGCACGATTAGCTGGGCATAAGTCGGTAAAAATGATTGAGGAGCATTACGGCCACTTATCGCCGCATCATGCTGCTGAAGCGCTGGCAAAAATATCAGATGATTTTGGCATGGGGGTATAA
- a CDS encoding helix-turn-helix transcriptional regulator, whose product MTVTNHNEQIKPILKSKEFANLIGIHEDNLRKSRSTGYLLGRKAPAHVKLGRMIRYKREDIIAWIDEARVEVAA is encoded by the coding sequence ATGACAGTGACAAACCACAATGAACAGATTAAACCAATCTTAAAAAGCAAAGAGTTTGCAAACTTGATTGGTATCCACGAAGACAACCTCCGCAAATCTAGAAGCACCGGCTATCTGCTAGGCCGTAAAGCACCAGCACACGTGAAATTAGGCAGAATGATTAGGTACAAGCGCGAAGACATTATTGCTTGGATAGATGAAGCACGTGTTGAGGTGGCCGCATGA
- a CDS encoding head maturation protease, ClpP-related → MTNPIEIQAFSSNNQIHIDDDIGRDGITAKQIKEELSNHRGSIEIHINSAGGAVTEGIAIYNMLKAYSGKKTVFIDSLAASMASVIAMAGDTILMPSNGLMMIHNPWGVSTGQAIEHRKTADLLDVMKASMLAAYISKTGLEESEVSQLMDQETWMNGEDCFEKGFIDGLTDSVSQDAVNAKFERVCVAKQAEIKQSQHSFAADVRQSAAKICEHRKMTQPANLFNSQHTTPKHYSEIKNV, encoded by the coding sequence ATGACTAACCCGATAGAAATACAAGCGTTTAGCAGCAACAACCAAATTCACATCGATGATGATATAGGCCGTGATGGTATTACAGCAAAACAAATTAAAGAGGAATTGAGCAACCATCGAGGATCAATTGAGATTCATATTAACTCGGCGGGGGGAGCTGTTACCGAAGGAATAGCAATCTACAACATGTTGAAAGCTTATTCTGGGAAAAAGACGGTGTTTATTGACTCTCTGGCCGCTTCAATGGCCTCAGTAATTGCCATGGCTGGCGATACCATACTGATGCCTTCAAATGGTTTGATGATGATTCACAACCCTTGGGGTGTTTCAACAGGCCAAGCAATCGAACATCGCAAAACTGCCGACCTACTAGATGTGATGAAAGCTTCAATGTTAGCGGCCTATATATCAAAGACAGGGTTAGAAGAAAGTGAAGTTTCTCAACTGATGGATCAGGAAACCTGGATGAATGGCGAAGATTGCTTTGAGAAAGGGTTTATTGATGGCCTTACCGATTCAGTTAGCCAAGATGCAGTTAATGCCAAATTTGAACGAGTGTGCGTTGCCAAACAAGCCGAGATCAAACAAAGCCAACACTCTTTTGCTGCTGACGTTCGTCAAAGCGCAGCTAAGATTTGCGAACACAGAAAGATGACACAACCCGCCAATTTATTTAACTCACAACACACTACGCCTAAACACTATAGCGAGATAAAAAATGTCTAA
- the hmgA gene encoding homogentisate 1,2-dioxygenase, with protein MSQLTYLSGFNNEHETEALPNALPKGQFSPQKVNYKLYAEQVSTSAFTAPRTKNRRSWTYRIRPSVAMGDFSPYKNTQLQTGPQTQSPCPPNVMRWDPLPLIDESSNIDFIEGLVTIATNGDANQQIGIGIHCYSANSSMGNKVFYSSDGEMLFVPQHGNMEVKTEFGKLHLSAGEIMVIPRGVRFSVTPIDGAIRGYICENYGQSFVLSERGPAGANGFANQRDFLYPTAWFEDVDTPHVIINKFCGHLYQAPLPHSPFDVVAWVGNSAPYKYDLKNFNVMNTVSFDHPDPSIFTVLTSPSELEGTANVDFVIFPPRWMVAENTFRPPYFHRNVMSEFMGLIEGSYDSKEKGFAPGGMSLHNCFTPHGPEASVFEAASNTELAPQKYENTLAFMFESRFPIAPTEFALSTPLRQTDYIDCWKGITKHFDGKI; from the coding sequence GTGAGTCAACTAACTTATTTGTCGGGTTTTAATAATGAGCATGAAACTGAAGCCTTGCCTAATGCACTACCCAAAGGGCAATTTAGCCCGCAGAAAGTTAATTATAAACTTTACGCTGAGCAAGTCAGCACCAGTGCATTTACCGCGCCTCGGACTAAAAATAGACGCAGTTGGACTTATCGAATTCGGCCTTCTGTTGCTATGGGTGATTTTTCACCTTATAAAAACACACAGCTTCAAACTGGCCCTCAAACGCAATCGCCGTGCCCGCCAAATGTAATGCGTTGGGATCCTCTCCCCCTAATTGATGAGAGTAGCAACATAGACTTTATTGAAGGTTTAGTGACCATAGCCACGAACGGCGACGCTAATCAGCAAATCGGCATCGGCATTCACTGCTATAGTGCGAATTCGTCTATGGGGAATAAGGTATTTTACTCATCCGACGGTGAGATGCTGTTCGTTCCACAACATGGAAACATGGAAGTAAAAACTGAGTTTGGCAAATTACATCTATCTGCAGGTGAAATTATGGTGATCCCTCGTGGGGTTCGCTTTAGCGTTACTCCTATTGATGGCGCAATTCGAGGGTATATTTGTGAAAACTATGGGCAGTCATTTGTTTTATCTGAGCGAGGCCCCGCAGGCGCAAACGGGTTTGCCAATCAAAGAGACTTTTTGTACCCCACTGCATGGTTTGAGGATGTAGACACGCCCCATGTCATCATTAACAAATTTTGTGGCCATTTATACCAAGCCCCGCTTCCACATTCGCCTTTTGATGTCGTGGCGTGGGTAGGTAATTCAGCGCCTTACAAATATGATCTTAAAAATTTTAACGTAATGAATACCGTCAGTTTTGACCACCCCGACCCTTCCATATTTACGGTGCTAACCTCGCCTTCGGAACTTGAAGGCACTGCCAATGTAGATTTTGTCATTTTCCCCCCACGCTGGATGGTGGCTGAGAATACCTTCCGCCCGCCTTATTTTCATAGAAATGTGATGAGTGAATTTATGGGTTTAATTGAGGGGAGTTATGATTCTAAAGAAAAAGGCTTTGCGCCTGGTGGTATGAGTTTACATAATTGCTTTACCCCTCATGGCCCCGAAGCTTCTGTATTTGAAGCTGCCTCGAATACAGAATTAGCCCCACAGAAATACGAAAATACACTGGCGTTTATGTTTGAATCTCGCTTTCCTATTGCCCCAACTGAGTTTGCACTTAGTACTCCACTGCGCCAAACAGACTATATCGATTGTTGGAAAGGAATAACGAAGCATTTCGACGGTAAGATATAA
- the hppD gene encoding 4-hydroxyphenylpyruvate dioxygenase, giving the protein MADVFENPIGLDGFEFLEFTAPKKGLLEPMFEAMGFTLVAKHKSKEVELWRQGDINLLSNYEKNCHASYYAEEHGPSACGMAFRVKDSQHAYSEVLKRGAQPMDTHTGPMELKLPAIRGIGGAMLYLIDRYQGENTIYDIDFTWIEGVDRHPEGCGFHTLDHLTHNVYRGRMNHWAKFYESLFNFREIRYFDIKGEYTGLLSKAMTAPDGKIRIPLNEEAVGGGGQIEEFLMQYNGEGIQHIAFACDDLISCLDKLKAKGMKFMTPPPDTYYDMLEERLPGHGEPVGEFKQRGILLDGTTEGESPRLLLQIFSETVFGPVFFEFIQRKEDDGFGEGNFKALFESIERDQVNRGVLNK; this is encoded by the coding sequence ATGGCAGACGTATTTGAAAACCCAATTGGGTTAGATGGTTTTGAGTTTTTAGAATTTACCGCGCCTAAAAAGGGTTTATTGGAGCCTATGTTTGAAGCGATGGGTTTCACCCTTGTGGCCAAGCATAAATCAAAAGAGGTGGAGCTGTGGCGCCAAGGCGATATCAATCTTTTAAGTAACTATGAAAAAAATTGCCACGCTTCTTACTATGCCGAAGAACACGGCCCTTCAGCGTGTGGCATGGCCTTTCGCGTTAAAGACTCTCAGCACGCCTATTCTGAAGTGCTAAAGCGCGGCGCTCAACCTATGGACACCCACACGGGCCCAATGGAATTAAAACTGCCGGCTATCAGAGGTATCGGCGGTGCCATGCTTTATTTAATCGATCGCTATCAAGGCGAAAACACCATTTATGATATCGATTTCACATGGATTGAAGGGGTAGACAGACACCCTGAAGGTTGTGGCTTCCACACGCTGGATCACCTTACTCACAATGTGTATCGCGGCCGAATGAATCATTGGGCGAAATTCTACGAATCGTTGTTTAACTTTCGCGAAATTCGCTATTTTGACATTAAGGGTGAATACACGGGTTTACTATCTAAAGCCATGACCGCGCCTGATGGCAAAATTCGAATTCCACTTAATGAAGAAGCCGTGGGCGGTGGCGGTCAAATCGAAGAATTTTTAATGCAATACAACGGTGAAGGTATCCAGCATATTGCCTTTGCTTGTGACGACCTTATAAGCTGCTTAGATAAACTTAAAGCGAAGGGCATGAAGTTTATGACCCCACCTCCTGATACTTATTACGACATGTTAGAAGAGCGCTTACCCGGCCACGGTGAGCCTGTTGGAGAATTTAAACAACGAGGTATTTTGTTAGACGGCACCACGGAAGGCGAGTCTCCTCGTTTGCTACTGCAAATTTTCTCAGAAACCGTTTTTGGCCCAGTGTTTTTCGAGTTTATTCAGCGCAAAGAAGACGATGGATTTGGAGAAGGCAACTTTAAAGCGTTATTTGAATCGATTGAGCGGGATCAGGTAAATCGCGGCGTATTAAATAAATAG
- a CDS encoding VOC family protein: MSDSLWMDITTEDADALADFYVNVMGWKKEAFDMGGYNDYVMMKEDGSPAGGICHKRGCNSNIPGGWVPYFTVAELDSALAASKSAGGQQIGDIRHHGKSRFCIIKDPSGACCALYEQGEE; this comes from the coding sequence ATGAGCGATAGTTTATGGATGGATATCACCACTGAAGACGCTGATGCCCTAGCTGATTTTTATGTGAATGTAATGGGCTGGAAAAAAGAAGCCTTCGATATGGGCGGCTACAACGATTATGTGATGATGAAAGAAGATGGTAGCCCTGCTGGTGGTATATGTCACAAGCGAGGCTGCAATAGTAATATTCCTGGCGGGTGGGTGCCGTATTTCACGGTAGCCGAATTAGACTCAGCATTGGCCGCTTCTAAAAGCGCTGGTGGGCAGCAAATAGGAGATATTCGCCATCATGGTAAATCTCGCTTTTGTATTATAAAAGACCCTTCAGGGGCGTGTTGTGCACTTTATGAACAAGGCGAAGAGTAA
- a CDS encoding ACT domain-containing protein: protein MPKQTLSVLPQPFTIHSLDGDSAIPANVLQSPLFFLGKTEDELSIVIPSNVDVDSLDSDEGWRALELLGPLHLSMVGIMAQIGAVLAAVKVSIFVVSTFETDFFLVKDNKLADATKALKNAGYTVLEGK, encoded by the coding sequence ATGCCAAAACAAACACTCTCGGTACTTCCCCAACCATTTACGATCCACAGCCTAGATGGCGACAGTGCAATTCCTGCAAATGTACTTCAAAGCCCGCTTTTTTTCTTGGGCAAAACAGAAGATGAATTGTCTATTGTTATACCATCGAATGTAGATGTAGATTCACTAGATTCTGACGAAGGCTGGCGAGCACTTGAATTGCTCGGCCCGCTGCATTTATCTATGGTAGGTATTATGGCGCAGATTGGCGCGGTACTTGCCGCAGTGAAAGTCTCTATCTTTGTTGTATCGACATTTGAAACCGATTTTTTCCTTGTGAAAGATAATAAACTTGCTGATGCAACAAAGGCATTAAAAAATGCAGGCTATACGGTTCTTGAGGGCAAGTAG
- a CDS encoding PTS sugar transporter subunit IIA — MLIEKQLTSPPEQFKKAIPIASPVSGQCVLLQHVNDDLINVGAWGPGLALITASSKVVSPFNATVMKIDPLDYSIEIRSSFGLKCRIKYGLHTQMLHGAQFLTQLKQGEQIKAGAMLFSVNSAWLKQQGVENICIMTLLNAKALIGVLPTHQKFVDAGNDTLLTLYI; from the coding sequence GTGTTAATAGAAAAGCAACTGACCTCGCCTCCTGAACAGTTTAAAAAAGCCATTCCTATCGCATCACCGGTTTCAGGCCAATGTGTGTTACTGCAACACGTTAATGATGACCTCATCAATGTTGGAGCATGGGGGCCAGGTTTAGCGCTTATCACCGCTTCCAGTAAAGTGGTTTCCCCGTTCAATGCAACAGTAATGAAAATAGATCCCCTAGACTATTCAATTGAAATTAGATCTTCTTTTGGGCTTAAGTGCCGAATCAAATATGGCTTACACACCCAAATGCTGCACGGGGCGCAGTTTTTAACTCAGTTAAAACAGGGCGAACAGATTAAAGCCGGTGCTATGTTATTTAGTGTAAATTCCGCATGGCTAAAACAACAAGGCGTGGAAAATATTTGTATAATGACCTTATTAAATGCCAAAGCACTAATAGGCGTTCTACCAACGCATCAAAAATTTGTTGATGCGGGTAACGACACGCTGTTAACCCTTTATATTTAG
- a CDS encoding ArsC family reductase produces MYGIANCDTIKKAKKWLTENNIEFTFHDYRKDGIDADFLANAEASLGYEVMLNKRGTTFRQLDDSDKTDITREKALALLLEHPAMVKRPILNHNGTFHIGFKPAQYEEIFC; encoded by the coding sequence ATGTATGGCATCGCAAATTGCGACACGATCAAAAAAGCCAAAAAATGGCTTACTGAGAACAACATCGAATTTACTTTTCACGATTACAGAAAAGACGGTATAGACGCCGATTTTCTTGCCAACGCTGAAGCCAGTCTTGGTTATGAAGTGATGTTGAACAAACGTGGCACTACTTTTCGCCAACTCGATGACAGTGATAAAACAGATATCACCCGCGAAAAGGCACTCGCCTTGTTACTTGAACACCCTGCGATGGTGAAGCGCCCTATTTTAAATCATAACGGCACGTTTCATATTGGCTTTAAACCTGCGCAGTATGAGGAAATATTTTGTTAA